The Stenotrophomonas sp. ASS1 genome segment CAGCAGGTCGGCAGCGCGCTCAAGGCGCAGCCGCGCCGAAAGCGACTGCGGGCTTTCCTCGTACAGGCTCTGGAAGGTCTTGGAGAGATACCAGCTGGAGAAGTTGGTCAGCTCGGCCAGTTCACCGATGCGCACCACGCGGTGGCTGTTGCCTTCCAGGTACAGGCGGGCGCGCTGCATGCGGCCGAACACCTGGCGCTTGCGGCTGCGCGAGCGCCCCGGGCAACGCTGCACGTTGTCGGCCAGCCCACGCTGCAGGCCCGCCAGGTGCAGCAGCAGCGGGCGCAGTGCCTGTGCCGGCTGGCCACTGGCCAGCGCATCGCGCCACAGGCGCAGCGCAACGCGGGCATCGCCACGGTTCATGCGGCCACGCCCGGCATACAGACCGCAATCGGCCATCTCGGCCAGCACGCGCAGCGCTTCGACCGTCAGGTTCAGGCCAACGCACAAGCCGTTGCGACCGGCCTGCACCAGCGGCCGCGACTCCTTCTCGAAGGCGATCCACTCGCCCTGGCGCAAGCGGAAGCGTCCTT includes the following:
- a CDS encoding helix-turn-helix transcriptional regulator produces the protein MRQLSLADRGQTVSLDRSLDDAAPTCLGVARLGSLQTAGSSFTVWMQVRGSSWVEAKEGRFRLRQGEWIAFEKESRPLVQAGRNGLCVGLNLTVEALRVLAEMADCGLYAGRGRMNRGDARVALRLWRDALASGQPAQALRPLLLHLAGLQRGLADNVQRCPGRSRSRKRQVFGRMQRARLYLEGNSHRVVRIGELAELTNFSSWYLSKTFQSLYEESPQSLSARLRLERAADLLRDTDMMVGEVAAASGFDNCCSFARAFRARYGQSASRFRENGGLLPPQSAKSPVGSRKYSAATQS